The following proteins are encoded in a genomic region of Micrococcaceae bacterium Sec5.8:
- a CDS encoding L-lactate permease: MFQQILDPIAGSLVISALCAALPLLLLFVLLGVFKVKAPKAALASLALSLVLAVVGWQMPVNQALSATAAGIFYGLFPILWILVNALWIYRLTVATPWFEVLGRTIRSISNDLRILSILIAFCFGALLESLAGFGAPVAISAAMLMAAGMKPLKSAVVSLLANTAPVAFGAMAAPIIALNGVTGLPLHDLSSMAGRQTPFIALIVPLLLVFIVDGRRGLRQTWPVALVAGATFGVAQFVTSNFFAVELTDVVAAVVTVAAVLLMLKYWQPKEIIGMEGAVEGAEDAAAAPVALTAGSASRSGRSAVAGTAARHSVGTAAGTTVPTDNSRPEPRQIWMAIAPYLIIIAVFSVAQIPFVKTWLGQVGSVSFAWPGLDITDSAGKPVAATKFKLDHLKATGTLLLFSGLITLAIYKISAAQALRIYRDTVVQLRWTIVTVTAVLGLSFVMNLSGQTTSLGFALASAGSFFAILSPLIGWIGVALTGSDTSSNSLFGQLQATAAAQTGLSPVLMAASNSSAGVMGKMLSLQNLAVAAAAVGLDGAEGTLFRKLIGWSLGLLALITVLIFLQSTPVLGWMVP; encoded by the coding sequence ATGTTTCAGCAGATCCTCGACCCCATCGCAGGGTCCCTTGTGATTTCAGCGCTCTGCGCGGCGCTTCCTCTGCTTCTGCTCTTCGTCCTGCTGGGCGTTTTCAAGGTCAAAGCCCCCAAGGCCGCACTGGCCAGCCTGGCGCTTTCCCTGGTGCTGGCCGTCGTGGGATGGCAGATGCCGGTGAACCAGGCCCTGAGCGCCACCGCAGCCGGAATCTTCTACGGCCTGTTCCCCATTCTGTGGATCCTGGTCAACGCGCTGTGGATCTACCGGCTCACCGTGGCCACCCCCTGGTTCGAAGTGCTGGGACGGACCATCCGCTCCATTTCAAATGACCTGAGAATCCTGTCCATCCTCATTGCCTTCTGCTTCGGTGCCCTGCTGGAATCCCTGGCAGGCTTCGGCGCGCCGGTGGCCATCTCTGCGGCCATGCTGATGGCCGCAGGCATGAAACCGCTGAAATCCGCCGTGGTCTCGCTGCTGGCCAACACCGCGCCCGTAGCCTTCGGCGCCATGGCGGCGCCCATCATCGCCCTGAACGGCGTCACCGGCCTGCCGCTGCATGACCTGTCCTCCATGGCCGGCCGCCAGACGCCGTTCATCGCGTTGATCGTTCCGCTTCTGCTGGTTTTCATCGTCGACGGCCGCCGCGGCCTGAGGCAGACCTGGCCCGTGGCCCTCGTGGCCGGCGCCACCTTCGGCGTGGCCCAGTTTGTGACGTCCAACTTCTTCGCCGTGGAACTGACCGACGTCGTCGCCGCCGTCGTGACAGTCGCCGCCGTATTGCTGATGCTCAAGTACTGGCAGCCGAAGGAAATTATCGGGATGGAAGGCGCCGTTGAAGGCGCTGAGGACGCCGCGGCCGCCCCCGTCGCCCTGACGGCCGGCAGCGCCTCCCGTAGCGGCCGATCCGCCGTCGCCGGGACCGCTGCCCGTCATTCGGTCGGCACCGCGGCAGGCACCACGGTGCCGACGGATAATTCCCGGCCCGAACCCCGGCAGATCTGGATGGCAATCGCCCCCTACCTGATCATCATCGCGGTGTTCTCGGTGGCCCAGATTCCGTTCGTCAAGACCTGGCTCGGACAGGTCGGCAGCGTGAGCTTCGCCTGGCCCGGTCTGGACATCACCGATTCGGCCGGCAAGCCGGTTGCGGCCACCAAGTTCAAGCTCGACCACCTCAAGGCGACGGGCACCCTGCTGCTGTTTTCCGGGTTGATCACCCTGGCGATCTACAAGATTTCGGCCGCACAGGCCCTGCGGATCTACCGGGACACCGTTGTCCAGCTGCGCTGGACCATTGTCACCGTCACCGCCGTCCTTGGCCTGTCCTTCGTGATGAACCTGTCCGGCCAGACCACCAGCCTGGGCTTCGCGCTGGCTTCCGCAGGCAGCTTCTTCGCCATCCTCTCCCCGCTGATCGGATGGATCGGCGTTGCCCTCACCGGCTCCGACACGTCCTCCAACTCCCTGTTCGGCCAGCTGCAGGCCACTGCCGCGGCGCAGACCGGCCTGTCGCCGGTGCTGATGGCCGCGTCCAACTCCTCCGCCGGGGTGATGGGGAAGATGCTGTCACTGCAGAACCTGGCCGTCGCCGCTGCGGCCGTGGGCCTTGACGGCGCCGAGGGGACCCTGTTCCGCAAACTGATCGGCTGGAGCCTGGGCCTGCTGGCGCTCATCACCGTGCTGATCTTCCTGCAGTCCACCCCCGTCCTCGGCTGGATGGTCCCCTGA
- a CDS encoding GntR family transcriptional regulator, translating to MAGRITAVSIVDAVASDLRSRIFSGELGSGDALTESEVASSYDVARPTAKASIEKLVAEGLLDRGTHKTARVVELGPDSVRDIYLARAYLESEVLRRLARTGDVPAAAVQANRDIAAVQTGAPIDVVEPDMRFHTSLIDAVGNERISRMYRSLVGEVRLCMVRVQSLHLLDTALIQAEHQKILELIESGEGDAAAVLLDEHLGRARERLVAAMGGTPGPEAEQSSGLLPQ from the coding sequence GTGGCCGGGCGAATTACGGCAGTCTCGATCGTGGATGCGGTGGCCTCGGACCTGCGGAGCCGGATCTTTTCCGGGGAGCTGGGGTCCGGGGACGCCTTGACGGAGTCTGAGGTCGCTTCTTCCTACGACGTCGCCAGGCCGACCGCGAAAGCTTCGATCGAGAAGCTGGTCGCCGAGGGTCTGTTGGACCGGGGTACCCACAAGACCGCCCGGGTGGTCGAGCTCGGCCCCGACTCCGTACGGGACATCTATCTCGCCCGCGCCTATCTGGAAAGCGAGGTGCTCCGCCGCCTCGCACGCACGGGGGACGTGCCGGCAGCGGCGGTGCAAGCCAACCGTGACATCGCGGCCGTGCAGACCGGCGCTCCGATCGACGTCGTCGAACCGGACATGCGGTTCCACACCAGCCTGATTGACGCCGTCGGCAATGAACGCATCAGCCGGATGTACCGCTCGCTGGTGGGAGAGGTGCGGTTGTGCATGGTCCGGGTCCAGTCCCTGCATCTGCTGGACACCGCTTTGATCCAGGCAGAACACCAGAAAATCCTCGAGCTGATCGAGTCAGGCGAGGGCGACGCCGCCGCCGTGCTGCTCGACGAGCACCTGGGGCGCGCCCGGGAACGGCTGGTCGCGGCCATGGGTGGAACCCCCGGGCCGGAGGCCGAGCAAAGCTCCGGACTGCTGCCGCAGTAA